In one window of Episyrphus balteatus chromosome 3, idEpiBalt1.1, whole genome shotgun sequence DNA:
- the LOC129917027 gene encoding fatty acid synthase-like, giving the protein MVLSSENDIPRPDLSRPQYYRSHPSSKGDEIVISGMSGQFPKSDNIGEYRQNLYDKVDMLEEAEKRWKHIDPEIPKRCGRINRIDKFDATFFGVHHMQANTMDPQCRLILEEAYMAVMDAGINPNSIRGTRTGVYIASCFSESEKNVMNDPASQGAFAMTGCSRAMYANRISYSLGLHGPSLYLDTACSSSMYGLDVAYAALRSGEIDAAIVGGTNLILHPNATIHFARLGVLSHGGNCSPFDQKANGYVRSEGVAAIFLQRRRDACRIYGTLVHSKTNCDGYKAEGITYPSGKIQEKLLREFYNDIRIPADEIGYMEAHSTGTVVGDPEECLAIDNAICKQRTEPLLIGSVKSNIGHTEPTSGICSIVKVMFAFQSGMIPPNIHFDEPRKEIEALQEGRMIVVNEAMELKKPYVGVNSFGFGGANAHILLKQHEKKKIQGGIPEKSLPTLFLWSGRTKEAVDKVFNKLESKPLDAEYIALLHNVQNGGIPGMVFRGFNLMQGNGMKLPFSYAKEIEHFTGVKRPIVWVFSGMGSQWSGMGAALMAIPQFQQSIQRCYNALKPAGVDLIKILTADDPNMFDNILHSFVGIAATQIALVDILKSFGMEPDYIIGHSVGELGCAYADGCFTAEQMILAAYYRGKVSVEKKMIKGSMAAIGLSYSEIRGMLPESIEVACHNSAQSCTISGPCDDVKAFVEQLKAQNIFAREVACSNIAYHSRHIAHLAADLTKYLKHIVPNPKKRSHKWLSTSVPQKHWSRPESQMSSAEYHTNNVLGYVLFEETSALLPQNALTIEIAPHGLLQSILKGALPNGVHVSLTQRNNKDNHLYFLTALGKLHTQGLNVPVQSLYPKLEWPVSCGTDTISDIIEWDHRDDWEVYSYNKMISKKSGEKIFIITMKSEEFKYLEGHNIDGKILVPATYYLECVWKTFALMNHESLSPFERAVEFENVRFVRATTLTEDSKVELTVMIHYATGDFEIIEGESLVASGTVREIKDAKTPTEIPFQPFDTTYEEEFHMTAKDLYKELKLRGYYYNGAFRAIETVRGDGHVARLKWTGNWVTFMDCLLQTQILRKDSRELCVPVKIQKIRIFGRHHLSVIGNKKYIDVYSSNIDRRIVGGGVEIVGMEESNVQRKKTPGLPVLERYTFVPHFPSPVLGPEDMGRLFIQLALENVALSKLKIVEVIPLATQNPLIEHFMNAVEDLPLITGDYIVLSSNNFENLPSDVEVESGSISNYLDCNFIIDQTGGDILNHSKSLTETSFVVLVVSSNKAPKIPDELSTLAISPLTTSGLKCMLLRKKVKARDVETKCLKISSADTEHKWVKTAQETLQTKDLILYSQKDKHSGVLGLVNCLRKEYLNTIARCVIIDDKTAPDFDPQNEFYSRQLSLGLAINIFRNGQWGSYRHLQLVPNIPVKPQSGLVFANILHRGDLSSLKWLQGQDGPQNRRIKVVYSSLNFKDIMIATGRISVDIFSSNRLGQDAILGFEYSGIDTKTGKKIMGMCPKAAVANYIQYNSPYTMEVPAQWSLRDAATVPATYFTVYYAFFFRADIRKAKSILIHAGTGGVGLSAIRVAQAYGLEVFTTVSTVEKKNFLLKTFPKLKESNIGNSRDTSFETMIRDQTNGNGVDVVLNSLAEEKLVASLRCLGRGGIFLEIGKFDLANDSRLGLAPFLKELSFVSVLLDLLMNRDDPDLEKGLVDIVVKDIAKGIVVPLPTTVFPAVEMEQAFRYLASAKHIGKVLVQVNETPESPTTLPMSVLPTIYFKPDLVYVIPGGLGGFGLELVDWMVLRGARKIVLSSSRGISNGYQSYRVQTWKSYGCEVRISTANIAVRNGCEALIKGAMTLGPIGGIFNLAVVLKDAIFENQSVELFKESFGPKAMATKYLDELSRKMCPQLEHFVVFSSVSCGRGNVGQTNYGMANSIMERIIEDRINDGLPGKAIQWGAVGEVGLVAAMAEDKIDLEIGGTLQQRISSCLTELDKLLSCPDPLVASMVVAEKRQGQVGAETLLETVMNIMSIRDPKSVSYGSTLSELGMDSLMAVDIKQTLERNFDLFLSPQDLRALTFQKLEEYSVSRKTHGDDDKITLDIQDFRLQITTMVRNMGDEKNFDKTVVPINQAKKGKYSVFVFSGIECSSGPAWINLGKHIKVPAFIIQLHKTANMTSFDEIAKFALNEIVAIMKPNESYRLIGYSYGSIIVSKVANLLEELGYQGKILLIDGSPSVLSALFKSYKEALDTSDNLDSMILSKIVNLILPEESIEKTIKIFSNIHDFEGRMIAFQQYVRRQKVFSERYITSVTSAVIQRTRFISEIDLATFKRFNAPICLIKPSCPLMSNASKDYGLKLLTNNEVAIRTIEGNHYTVLENPELTQAIDEFMFTD; this is encoded by the exons atggtgtTGAGTTCTGAAAATGATATTCCGCGTCCGGACTTATCGAGACCGCAGTACTATCGTTCGCATCCCTCATCCAAAGGAGATGAAATTGTTATCAGTGGAATGTCGGGTCAATTTCCGAAATCTGATAATATCGGTGAATACAGACAAAATTTGTATGATAAA GTTGATATGCTTGAAGAGGCCGAAAAACGTTGGAAACATATTGATCCGGAAATTCCAAAAAGATGTGGTCGAATTAATCGTATAGATAAATTCGATGCAACATTTTTTGGTGTTCATCATATGCAGGCTAATACTATGGACCCGCAGTGCCGTTTGATACTTGAAGAAGCTTACATGGCTGTCATGGACGCTGGAATCAACCCAAATTCAATTCGAGGCACACGAACCGGTGTCTACATTGCTTCTTGTTTCTCAGAATCTGAGAAAAATGTAATGAATGATCCTGCATCACAGGGTGCCTTTGCTATGACCGG TTGCAGCCGAGCAATGTACGCAAATAGGATCTCCTACAGTTTAGGTTTGCATGGGCCATCTTTATACTTAGACACAGCATGTTCGAGTTCGATGTATGGTCTTGATGTTGCATATGCTGCACTCAGAAGTGGAGAAATTGATGCAGCTATAGTTGGTGGCACCAACTTAATTCTGCATCCTAATGCAACAATACATTTTGCTCGTCTAGGAGTACTCTCCCACGGTGGTAATTGTTCGCCATTCGATCAGAAAGCTAATGGATATGTTCGCTCTGAAGGTGTTGCTGCAATTTTCTTGCAAAGACGTCGAGATGCTTGTCGAATTTATGGAACCCTGGTTCATAGTAAGACAAATTGTGATGGTTACAAGGCCGAAGGCATAACATATCCTTCGGGCAAAATCCAGGAAAAACTTTTGCGAGAATTTTACAATGACATTAGAATACCAGCTGATGAAATTGGCTACATGGAGGCACATAGTACGGGAACCGTTGTTGGAGATCCAGAAGAGTGTCTTGCAATTGACAATGCCATCTGCAAACAACGTACAGAACCTTTGCTAATTGGTTCCGTCAAATCGAACATTGGTCATACGGAACCAACTTCTGGTATTTGTTCAATTGTAAAAGTTATGTTTGCTTTTCAATCTGGAATGATTCCACCAAACATACATTTTGATGAACCTAGAAAAGAGATTGAAGCACTTCAAGAGGGTCGCATGATTGTCGTTAATGAGGCTATGGAATTGAAGAAGCCGTATGTGGGTGTGAATTCATTTGGTTTTGGTGGGGCAAATgctcatattttattaaaacaacatgaaaagaagaaaatacaAGGAGGAATTCCAGAGAAAAGTCTTCCAACATTATTCTTATGGTCAGGACGGACCAAAGAGGCGGTggataaagtatttaataagtTAGAAAGTAAACCACTTGATGCTGAATACATTGCATTATTGCACAATGTTCAGAATGGTGGAATTCCTGGAATGGTTTTCAGGGGATTTAACTTAATGCAAGGTAATGGTATGAAGTTGCCATTCTCTTATGCAAAGGAAATTGAGCATTTTACTGGAGTTAAAAGGCCCATCGTTTGGGTATTCAGCGGAATGGGTTCGCAATGGTCTGGAATGGGTGCAGCTTTGATGGCAATTCCCCAGTTCCAGCAGTCAATTCAGCGCTGCTATAATGCTCTCAAACCAGCCGGTGTGGATCTAATCAAGATTCTAACAGCAGATGATCCCAATATGTTTGATAACATTTTACACTCGTTCGTTGGTATAGCAGCAACTCAAATTGCTTTGGTGGATATTCTTAAATCATTTGGCATGGAGCCAGATTATATAATTGGTCATTCTGTGGGTGAATTGGGTTGTGCTTATGCTGATGGTTGCTTTACAGCTGAACAGATGATTTTGGCTGCATATTATAGAGGCAAAGTGAGTGTtgagaaaaaaatgataaaaggtTCAATGGCAGCAATTGGTCTATCATATAGCGAAATTCGAGGAATGCTTCCCGAATCAATTGAAGTTGCTTGCCACAACAGTGCTCAATCTTGTACAATTTCCGGTCCATGTGATGATGTTAAAGCATTTGTGGAACAGCTTAAAGCTCAGAATATTTTTGCTAGGGAAGTTGCATGCTCAAATATTGCTTACCATTCACGACACATTGCTCATTTGGCTGCTGATCTTACTAAATATTTGAAGCATATTGTTCCTAATCCTAAAAAACGCTCTCATAAATGGCTAAGTACAAGTGTTCCACAAAAACATTGGTCACGTCCCGAATCCCAGATGTCTTCTGCTGAATACCATACAAACAATGTTTTGGGTTATGTGCTGTTCGAAGAAACATCAGCACTACTTCCCCAAAATGCACTTACAATTGAGATTGCCCCACATGGGTTGTTGCAGTCAATTTTAAAGGGTGCCCTTCCGAATGGAGTTCATGTGAGTTTGACTCAGAGAAACAACAAGGACAATCATTTGTACTTTTTAACTGCCTTGGGAAA ATTGCATACCCAAGGATTGAATGTACCTGTACAAAGTTTGTACCCGAAGTTAGAATGGCCAGTGTCATGTGGAACCGATACAATAAGTGATATTATTGAATGGGATCATCGTGATGACTGGGAGGTATACAGTTACAATAAAatgatttcgaaaaaaagtggCGAAAAGATTTTCATTATAACAATGAAATCAGAGGAATTTAAATACTTGGAAGGGCATAATATCGATGGAAAGATATTAGTTCCAGCTACATATTATTTGGAGTGTGTGTGGAAGACATTCGCATTGATGAATCATGAATCATTATCGCCTTTTGAGAGGGCAGTTGAATTTGAGAATGTTAGATTTGTTAGAGCTACAACTTTAACTGAAGACAGTAAGGTGGAGCTTACTGTAATGATACACTATGCAACCGGAGATTTCGAG ATCATTGAAGGTGAAAGCTTGGTTGCCTCCGGAACAGTTCGAGAAATCAAAGATGCTAAAACTCCCACCGAAATACCCTTTCAACCATTCGATACCACTTATGAAGAAGAATTCCACATGACCGCAAAAGATCTCTACAAAGAACTTAAACTTCGTGGCTACTATTATAATGGAGCTTTTAGGGCTATCGAAACCGTTCGTGGCGATGGGCATGTTGCTCGCCTCAAATGGACCGGAAATTGGGTAACATTCATGGATTGCTTGCTGCAAACacagattttaagaaaagactCTCGTGAGCTATGTGTTCcagttaaaattcaaaaaattagaattttcgGACGTCATCATTTGAGTGTGATTGGTAATAAGAAATACATTGATGTTTATTCATCAAATATCGATCGACGAATTGTTGGCGGAGGTGTTGAAATTGTGGGCATGGAAGAAAGTAATGTGCAACGTAAGAAAACACCCGGTCTACCCGTTCTCGAAAGGTATACCTTTGTTCCACATTTTCCATCGCCTGTGTTGGGTCCCGAAGATATGGGtagactttttatacagctcGCATTGGAAAATGTTGCTTTGtctaaattgaaaattgttgaaGTTATCCCATTGGCAACACAGAATCCATTGATTGAACACTTTATGAATGCCGTTGAAGATCTACCATTGATTACTGGAGACTACATCGTTTTGAGTTCCAACAACTTTGAGAATCTACCATCAGATGTTGAAGTGGAAAGTGGTTCCATTTCGAATTATTTAGATTGCAATTTTATAATTGATCAAACTGGTGGTGATATTTTGAATCATTCAAAAAGTTTAACCGAGACCTCCTTTGTAGTTCTTGTGGTAAGTTCAAATAAAGCACCTAAAATACCTGATGAACTATCAACATTGGCAATAAGTCCATTGACAACAAGCGGTTTGAAATGTATGCTTTTGCGCAAAAAAGTAAAAGCTCGTGATGTTGAAacgaaatgtttgaaaatttcatcggCTGACACCGAACACAAATGGGTTAAAACAGCTCAAGAGACACTTCAAACTAAAGATTTGATCTTGTATTCACAAAAAGATAAGCACAGTGGAGTTCTAGGTCTTGTGAATTGCTTGCGCAAGGAGTACTTAAATACTATTGCGCGTTGTGTTATAATTGACGATAAAACTGCACCCGATTTTGACCCACAAAATGAATTCTATTCAAGACAACTGTCACTgggtttggccataaatatatTCCGAAAc ggtCAATGGGGTTCATATCGTCATCTTCAGCTAGTTCCAAATATTCCCGTTAAACCACAATCGGGTCTTGTTTTTGCAAATATACTTCATCGTGGAGATTTGTCCTCACTTAAATGGCTTCAAGGCCAGGATGGTCCACAAAATCGCCGAATCAAAGTTGTATATTCAAGTTTGAACTTCAAGGATATCATGATTGCGACAGGCCGTATTTCAGTGGACATTTTTAGTAGTAACCGTTTGGGTCAGGATGCAATTCTGGGTTTTGAATATTCGGGTATTGATACAAAAACTGGCAAGAAAATAATGGGTATGTGTCCAAAAGCTGCAGTTGCTAATTATATACAATATAATTCGCCCTACACCATGGAAGTACCCGCACAATGGTCATTGCGTGATGCAGCTACTGTTCCAGCAACATACTTTACTGTTTACTATGCATTCTTCTTTCGAGCTGATATTCGAAAGGCAAAGAGTATTTTAATTCATGCTGGAACTGGAGGTGTTGGGCTATCAGCTATTCGGGTAGCACAAGCATATGGTTTGGAAGTTTTCACAACAGTCAGTACGGTGGAgaaaaagaactttttattaaaaactttccCAAAACTGAAag AAAGCAACATTGGTAATTCGAGAGATACATCATTTGAAACAATGATTCGAGATCAGACAAATGGCAATGGTGTTGATGTTGTTCTAAATTCATTGGCCGAGGAAAAATTAGTTGCATCATTAAGATGTTTGGGTCGTGGTggtatatttttggaaattggTAAATTTGATTTAGCAAATGATAGTCGTTTGGGATTGGCACCATTTTTGAAAGAACTAAGTTTCGTTTCGGTTCTTCTTGACTTGTTAATGAACCGCGATGATCCAGACTTGGAGAAG GGTCTTGTTGATATTGTTGTAAAAGACATCGCTAAAGGTATTGTAGTTCCATTACCAACCACAGTCTTTCCAGCTGTAGAAATGGAACAAGCTTTCCGTTATCTTGCTAGTGCCAAACATATCGGAAAAGTTCTCGTTCAAGTTAATGAAACACCCGAATCTCCAACCACACTTCCGATGTCAGTACTACCTACTATATATTTCAAACCCGACCTTGTGTATGTCATACCTGGTGGATTGGGAGGTTTTGGTTTGGAACTTGTCGATTGGATGGTTCTAAGAGGTGCTCGTAAAATTGTTCTTAGTTCAAGTCGTGGCATTTCTAATGGTTATCAATCATACAGAGTACA GACTTGGAAGAGCTACGGTTGTGAAGTTCGTATTAGCACAGCTAATATAGCTGTCCGAAATGGCTGTGAAGCACTCATTAAAGGAGCTATGACTCTTGGTCCTATTGGTGGTATATTTAATTTGGCAGTTGTCCTTAAAGatgcaatttttgaaaaccaaagtgTCGAGCTGTTTAAAGAATCTTTTGGTCCAAAAGCTATGGCAACCAAATATCTTGATGAGCTATCACGCAAGATGTGTCCACAACTTGAACATTTTGTAGTTTTCTCCAGTGTTTCATGCGGTCGTGGAAATGTTGGTCAAACTAACTACGGAATGGCCAATTCAATTATGGAACGTATAATCGAAGACAGAATTAATGATGGTCTTCCAGGAAAAGCTATCCAATGGGGTGCTGTTGGTGAAGTTGGTTTAGTTGCTGCCATGGCTGAAGATAAAATTGATCTTGAAATCGGAGGAACCTTACAACAGAGAATATCTTCTTGCCTGACAGAGCTTGATAAATTACTTTCATGTCCAGATCCACTGGTCGCAAGTATGGTTGTGGCTGAAAAACGACAAGGTCAAGTTGGTGCTGAGactcttttagaaactgttatgAATATTATGAGCATTCGAGATCCGAAATCAGTTTCATATGGATCGACATTATCCGAATTGGGTATGGATTCTCTTATGGCCGTGGATATCAAACAAACTCTCGAAAGGAATTTCGATCTCTTCCTTTCGCCTCAGGACCTTAGAGCACTTACTTTCCAGAAATTAGAAGAGTATTCTGTTAGTCGCAAAACACATGGAGATGATGATAAAATTACACTTGACATTCAAGACTTTAGGCTACAGATCACTACAATGGTTCGCAACATGGGTGATGAGAAAAATTTCGATAAAACTGTTGTACCAATTAACCAGGCCAAAAAGGGTAAATATTCAGTATTTGTATTCTCTGGAATCGAATGCTCATCAGGGCCAGCGTGGATCAATTTGGGTAAACATATTAAAGTGCCAGCTTTTATTATTCAATTGCATAAAACTGCCAACATGACGTCATTTGATGAAATTGCTAAATTTGCATTAAAT gaaaTAGTTGCAATAATGAAGCCAAATGAAAGCTACAGGTTGATTGGTTATTCATATGGATCGATTATAGTGTCTAAAGTTGCCAATCTTCTAGAAGAACTTGGTTATCAAGGAAAAATACTCTTGATTGATGGATCACCATCGGTTTTATCAGCACTATTTAAATCTTATAAGGAGGCCCTTGACACAAGTGACAATCTTGACTCGATGATACTTTCGAAAATTGTTAATCTTATTTTACCAGAAGAAAGTATAGAAAAGACCATAAAAATCTTTTCAAACATTCATGACTTTGAAGGACGAATGATAGCTTTCCAGCAATATGTAAGACGTCAGAAAGTTTTTAGCGAACGATACATAACATCGGTTACGAGTGCTGTGATTCAGCGTACTCGTTTCATTAGTGAAATTGATTTGGCAACATTTAAACGATTCAATGCACCAATTTGCTTGATAAAACCTTCTTGTCCACTCATGTCAAATGCATCAAAAGATTATGGATTAAAATTGTTAACAAATAATGAAGTTGCAATTCGGACAATCGAAGGTAATCATTATACGGTTTTAGAGAATCCAGAATTAACGCAGGCAATTGATGAGTTTATGTTTACGGATTAA